The region TCGGCCCTGCATCAGTCGGTGGTCGACATGGAGGCCCTCTACCGCCCGGCCGACCGGCTTTTGCCCACCACCCTGGCCACGATCCAGAACGCCCACCTGCGCTGGGCAGCGGCGGTGCGGGATGCCCTGGTGGAGAAACGGTCCAGCCTGGGGGTCGAGCTTGACCCCACCCGCTGCGGCCTGGGTCAATGGCTGGCCGCCAGCGGCTCCCGGCAGGCCTATGCAGCCGCCAGCCCGGCCTTCCGCCAGGCCTTCGACGCCCTGGTGGCCGCCCACGAACGGCTCCATGCCTCCGGCCGGGCCATCGAGGGCAAGATGGCCTTCGAGGCTGCGACCGCCGCCGAGAAGGACCTGCAGGCGGCCCAGGCGCAGCTCCACCTGGCAGACAGTGAGGTCTTCTCCAGCATCACCTCTGTGATGGAGGAGTACATCAACCCCAGGCGGGACGCGGCCCAAAGCTCTGGCGACTTGGCCCGCATCCGCCACTGGAACGATCTCGACATGTTCACCAACGAGGAGGTCCTGCAGGGCTTCCTCATGGCGAGCCTGCTCCTGGGCCGCCTCCAGACCGCCGGCGACAGCAGCGCGGTCTGGGACGGATTCCAGGAGCAGTGCCGGCAGCTGGCCGCCGGGCTGGCCCACTGGCAGCAGCTGGTTCAGGGCGATCCCACCCTGGAGGCCCTGGCCGGCCGCGTCACCACGACGATCGACGGCTGGCAGGCGGCGGCGGACGCCTTCTGGCGCGCCCTCCAGGAGGAGCGCCAGGCGGCGGCCACCATCGCCGAGGCCGTCCGCATCCATGATGAGGAGACCCGGCCGCTGCTCCGGGAGGTTCTGGGGCAGCTGGACGCCATGAAGAGCGAGGCCGTGTCGGCCCTGGAAGGGTACGAGCGGGCACGGGACATCTTCAAGACCGAGACCGCTCCGGCCCTGGCCGCGGTGAGCGAGCTGTTCACTCGGCTGCGAGCCACCGTCAGGGAGAGCATCGGCACCGACACCGCCATTCTGGCTGCTGCCGAGAGGGCGCAAGCCCGAGTGCTGGCCGCCGGCGGCCTGGCCCTGACCGCCGGCCTCGTGGCGGCCTGGCTCATCACCCAAGGCCTGACCCGCCTGCTTTCCCGGGTCTCGGCCGGGATGCACCAGGGCGCCACCCAGGTCCGGCAGCAGGCCCAGCAGCAGGCCGGGGCCGGTCAGAGCCTGGCAGAAGGGGTGGCTGAGCAGGCAGCCAGCCTGGAAGAGACCTCCGCAGCCGTGGAAGAGATGGCCGCCATGTCGCAGCAGAATGCGGACAACGCCAGCCTGGCCAACGGGGTGATGCAGGAGGTGAGCGGTGTGGTCCGGCAGGCGGACGCCGTCACCCGGGACCTCACCCAGGCCATGGCCGCCATTGCAGCCAGCAGCAGCGATACGGCCAAGATCATCCGCGCCATCGACGATATCGCCTTCCAGACCAATCTCCTCGCCCTGAATGCTGCCGTGGAAGCGGCCCGAGCCGGCGAATCCGGAGCCGGCTTTGCGGTGGTCGCCGACGAGGTGCGCGGCCTGGCCGGCCGGGCCGCCGAAGCGGCCCGGCACACCGGCACCCTCATCGAGTCCACCATGGACAAGGTCCGGGCTGGCACCGCCCTGGCGGACCGCACCAACCAGGCCTTCGCGTCCCTGGCGGCCAGTGCCGGCAAGGTGGAGGCCCTCTTGGCCGAGATCGCCGCCGCCTCCCGGGACCAGGCCAAGGGGGTCGAGGAGATCAGCACCGTGGTCAGCCGGATGGATCAGGTGGTGCAGCAGACCGCGGCCAATGCCGAAGAGTCCGCCGCCGCGGCCTCCGAGCTGCATCGCCTGGCCGAGGGCATGCAGGGCGAAATGGCGACCCTGATGCTCCTGACCACCGGCCAGGCCGCGGCCACCGACACCCCCCCCGGCTCCGTCCCCGGTCGCCTGACCCTCCCCCGCTGACCAGCCGCCGCATCGCCTCAGCCCTGCCCCGGGGCCGCCCTCCTGCCGGAGAGCGGCCCCGGGCCTTTTTGGCGGCACCGCGGGGGCGCAGCCCCGCTGTCCTGAGCACCTGCCGGCCCGGCAGGTGCCGGCGGCAGCAAAGGCATGGCCCCCACCGCCGGCGGCCATGGCCAGGTGGTGGTTTCGTACGGGTTCTAGGGCTGGCGCTGCCAAGACGCCGCGCCTGGTCTTCCAAAAGACAAGGGGCCGCCCCCCGATGTGGGGAGGGCAGCCCCTTGTTGGTCTTCTGCGGAGGCGGCCAGCGGCCTAGTACATGCCGCCCATGCCACCCGGGCCGCCGGGCATCGGCGGCGCCGGCTTCTCCTCCTCCGGATGCTCTGCCACCATGCACTCGGTGGTCAAGAGCAGGCCGGCCACCGAGGCGGCGTTCTGGAGGGCGAAGCGGGTCACCTTGGTGGGATCGATGACCCCGGCCTCCATGAGGTCCTCGTACTGCTCGGTGCCGGCGTTGAAGCCCTTGGCCCCTTCCATGGCCTTGACGTGCTCCACCACCACCGAGCCCTCGTGGCCAGCATTGCCGGCGATCTGGCGGATCGGCTCCTCGAGGGCGCGCATGACGATCTTGCGGCCCAGGGCCTGCTCGCCCGGCAGAGCCAGAGCCTCCAGAGCCTTGAGGCTGCGCAGATAGGCCACCCCGCCGCCGGGCACGATCCCCTCCTCCACCGCTGCCCGGGTAGCGTTCAGGGCGTCCTCCACCCGGGCCTTCTTCTCCTTCATCTCGGTCTCAGTGGCCGCGCCGACGTTGATCACCGCCACGCCACCGATGAGCTTGGCCAGCCGCTCCTGGAGCTTCTCCCGATCGTAATCGGAGGTGGTCTCGTCGATCTGGGCACGGATCTGCTTGACGCGGCCCTCCAGCTTGGCCTTCTGGCCGCCGCCGTCCACGATGGTGGTGTTGTCCTTGTCGATCACCACCTTCTTGGCGGTGCCGAGATCGTTGACCGTGACGTTCTCCAGCTTGATGCCCAGGTCTTCCGTGATGACCTGACCGCCGGTCAGGATGGCGATGTCCTCCAGCATGGCCTTGCGGCGGTCACCGAAGCCCGGCGCCTTCACGGCCGCGCAGTTGAGGGTGCCCCGCAGCTTGTTCACCACCAGGGTGGCCAGGGCCTCGCCGTCCACGTCCTCGGCGATGATCACCAGGGGCTTGCCCATCTTGGCGGTCTGCTCGAGGACCGGCAAGAGGTCCTTCATGTTGGAGATCTTCTTCTCGTGGATGAGGAGGTAGGGGTCCTCCAGGGCGGCCTCCATCTTCTCCGGATCGGTGACGAAGTACGGGGAGATGTAGCCGCGGTCGAACTGCATGCCCTCCACCACCTCCAGGGAGGTCTCCATGCCCTTCGCTTCTTCGACGGTGATCACCCCTTCCTTGCCCACCTTGTCCATGGCCTGAGCGATGATGTTGCCGATGGTGGCGTCGTTGTTGGCCGAGATGGTGCCGACCTGGGCGATCTCCTTCTGCTCCTTGGTGGGCTTGGAGACCTTCTTGAGCTCGGCCACCACGCAGTCCACCGCCTTGTCGATGCCCCGCTTGATGTCCATGGGGTTGTGACCGGCGGCCACCAGCTTGGCGCCCTCGGCATAGATGGCCTGGGCCAGCACCGTGGCGGTGGTGGTGCCGTCACCGGCCACATCGCTGGTTTTGGAGGCAACCTCCCGGACCATCTGGGCGCCCATGTTCTCGAACTTGTCCTTGATCTCAATCTCCTTGGCCACGGTCACCCCGTCCTTGGTGATGGTGGGAGAGCCGAAGGACTTCTCCAGAAGGACGTTGCGGCCCTTGGGGCCCAGGGTGACCTTGACCGCGTCGGCCAGGGTGTTGACGCCGCGCAGGATGGATTCCCGCGCCTTTGCTCCGTACTTGAGATCCTTGGCAGCCATGTCTCGTCTGTCTCCTTATCGGTTCTTGGTTGCGTCCGTCGATGTCAGCGTCTGCACGACCCTGCCGGGTCGTTACTTCTCCACGATGGCCAGCACGTCGTCCTCCCGGAGGATGAGGTACTCCTCGCCCTCCAGCTTGACCTCGGTGCCGCCGTACTTGCCGAACAGGATGATATCCCCTTCCTTGACGTCCAGGGTCATCCGCTCACCCTTGTCGTTCAGCTTGCCCTTGCCAACCGCCACCACCTTGCCCTCCACCGGCTTCTCTTTGGCGGTGTCCGGGATGATGATGCCACCCTTCGTCTTCTGCTCCTCCTCCACACGCTTGACCAGGATGCGGTCATTCAACGGCCGAATCTTCATTGTGCAAACCTCCTCCTACGCTGTCGAGTTGTTGGGTGATGACCGGCGGGGCGCAGGGCGCCCCAGGGAAAAACACAAGAAAAACAACAAGATCGGCGAGAATCCCCTTGCCGGGCTCGCGAATGGCGCAAATGGTAGTCACGGGCCTTTCGAAAATCAAGGGCAGGCCGGGAAAAATCCGCTACCAAGGGACGAGACGTCAAGGGCGGGCGCGAAGCCGGTCCAGGACCAGACCAAAAAAGCGAAGGCCGCGGCCCTGGAACAGCCAGCCCAGATGGGCGTGGCAGCGGCAGCACAGGACGTAGCTCCAGGCGCAGCCGGGGAACCAGGTATGCTCCAGGGTGGGCAGGCCGGCCGCGCTGGCCCCAGGCGCCGCGTCAAAACAGCCGATGGTGAAGGCAAAGCCCGCCGGGTTGAAGAAGGTGTGGACATGACCACCGGCAACAGCGATCGCAGCCTCGGGCGTGGTGACTGGCTGGCCGCAGGCCGCGCACAGCAGCTGCGGTCCTTCGCCAGGGTGCGGGCGGCCCGGGCGGGCTTCCTCATGCTGCACCGGGACGATCTCGCTGGCCGGGCGCAACAGGTGCCAGGGCAGGACATGGTCTTCCGGGCCGATCCGGGCCGATGGTGACCAAGAAAACATGGCTTTGGCCAACCTAGGCCGCGATGGAGCCGCCTCAGGTGAAGCCGGCACCCGCGGTGCAGGCGTAGCAGTGGTCACCCACCGCGATGGGCCGTCCTGCCAATGGCAGGGTCGCCAAGTCCTGGACCCGGAGGCGACCGGCCTCCCAGGTAAGCCCTGCCGCCAGGTTGAAATCGCAGTCCGCCAGTTGGCCATGCCAGCCCACGGAAACGAGCGTCCGGCACATGAGGCCGTCCAGGGTGCAGGGATTGAAGCACGCCGCCAACCGGCCCTGGTAGCGCTCCAGGTTGCCTGAGGACTTGAGCCAGGAGCGGAAGCGGCCCAGGGGCGCGTTGGCGAAGGTGAAGAGCCGGTTGAAGCGGATCCCCCAGCGGCTGGCCAGGACCCGCCGGAACTGGCGTTGGGCCTGCTCCTGGCCGGGCGGCAGGAAGGCACCGGCGGGATTGACCACCAGGTTAAGGGTCAGGCCGGTGTCCTCCTGGCCGTAGCCCAGCCGGTTAAGGGCCGCCAGCGCCGCCAGACTGCGCTCCCAGACCCCGCGGCCGCGCAGGCTCGCGGTCTGGCCGGGATCGGTGGAGGGGAAGGAGGCCACCAGCGCCACCTGCAGGCGCCGCAGGAGATCCAGCAGCGGCCGGCCGCCGGGCTCGGTGATGAGGGTAAGGTTGGTGCGGAAGAGCAACTGCCGGCCGGGTTGCACCAGGCCGGCCACCAGTTCCTCGATCCCGGGCACCAGCTCCGGGGCGCCGCCGGTGATGTCGCAGACGTCTACCCGGGCGGTGGCGGCATAGGCCATGACCGCAGCCATGGTCTCGCCGTCCATGATCTCCGGGCGATCCGGGCCGGCCTCCAGATGGCAGTGGCGGCAGGTCTGGTTGCACAGCCGGCCGACGTTGATCTGCAGGGTGGTGATCCCCGTGCGCCGCAGCTCCAGGCCCTGGCCCTCCAGGCGCCGGGCAAAAGGCAGCCAGCTGGCCCGCTCCGGGGCGCCCTCCTCCTGGGCGGCGGACTGGAGGCTCACGGGCAGCGGCTGATCACAAGGAGATGTCCCGGGCCCGGCGGCGCATCTGCACGCCGTGCACCAGGGAGGCGCCGCCCCGGATGGCAGCTGCCACATGCACCGCCTCGGTCATTTCGGCCAGGGTGCCCCCCTTCTCCAGGCAGCCAGTCGTGTAGGCATCGATGCAGTACGGGCATTGCAGGGCGTGGGCCACGGCCAGGGCGATGAGTGCCTTCTCCCGCTCGCTCAGCGCCCCCTCGGCGAATACCGACTGGTAGTACGCGAAAAACTTTTCGGCCAGCTCTGGCGCCTCATTGCCGATCTCGGCGAAGCAGGCCAGATCTTGGCACTGGTAGTAGTCGGACACAGCTCTCCTCCGCATTTCTTGACGAGCCGCTCCTGCCGCCACCGTCCGGCGACCGGCGCGGCATCCTGGCTAGGCCGCCTCCGGCAGGCGACCGGCCCGCAGATCCTCGCCCTCCAGGAAGCGCCGGACGGACTCAGCCGCCTCCTTGCCCTGCAGCACCGCTTTGGCCACGGTCTGGGGGCCCAGCACCGAATCGCCGCCGGCAAAGATCCAGGGGATGCTGGTCTGCAGGGTCACCGGATCCACCACAACGGTGCCCCAGCGGGTCAGGTCCAGCGACGCGTCGCCGGTGACCGTGCGGTCAACGTCCTGGCTGATCGCCGGGATGATCGCCTCGGCCTCGATGATGAAATGGGAATCGGGCACCGGCACCGGACGGCACCGGCCCGAGGAATCGCATTCGCCAAGCTGCATGCGGATACACTCCACCCCGGTCATGCGGCCGTTCTCACCGATGATCCGCACCGGCGCCGCCAGGAATTCGATCTTCACCCCTTCCTCCTCCAGGTGGTGGATCTCCGCCCTGGAGGCCGGCATCTCCTCCCGGCCCCGCCGGTAGAGGATGAAGGCCTGGTCGGAGCCGGTACGAAGGGCCGTACGGGCCACATCGATGGCCACGTTGCCGCCCCCCACCACCACCACCCGTTTGCCCAGGTTGAAGCGCTCACCCAGGTTGACCCGGCGCAGATAATCGACCCCGTGTACGACGCCGGCCAGCTCCTCACCGGGAATGCCCAGCTTGCGGCTGACGTGGGCGCCCACCGCCACGAACACGGCGTCGAAGCCCTCGGCCCGCAAGCTGGCCAGGTCCCTGTCCTGGCCGATCCGCACCCCGGTAACCACCTCGACGCCACAGCTCTTCAAGGCCGCAAACTCGGCCGCGACGATGTCCCGGGGCAGGCGGTAGGCGGGGATGCCCACTGTCAGCATCCCCCCCAGGATGGGCAGAGACTCGAAGATTGTGCAGCTGTAGCCGGCATGCGCCAGATAGAAGGCCGCCGCCATGCCCGCCGGCCCCGACCCCACCACCGCAACCTTTTTCCCCTTGGGCAGCGCGCACGGGGTCGTGAGGTCCTTGTCATGGCTCACCATCCAGTCCACGACATACCGCTCCAGCAGCCCGATGGCCACCGGCTCGCCCTTCTTGCCCCGCAGGCACGCGCCCTCGCATTGGAGCTCCTGGGGACAGACCCGGGCGCAAACCGCCGGCAGACAGCTTGTCCGCCGGATGGTCCAGTAGGCGTCCTCCACCCGCCCCTCCCGCAGGCAGGCAATAAAGCCCGGAATGTCGTTGCCCAGTGGGCAGCCCTTGCGGCAGCCCGGCTTCTTGCAGGAGAGGCACCTCTCCGCCTCCAGGCGGGCCCCAGCCTCGTCGATACCGCAGCTCACCTCGGCAAAGCCCTGCACTCGCTCGGCGACCGGGAGCTCCCGCGGCTGCTGGCGGGAGATCTTCATCCGTTCTTTGACATCCATGACTGCTCGTTCCTCCTCAGGCAGTTTCTCCAGGCCACGGACCCGTGGCCGGGGCGGCTCGTTGATGCACGGCGAAGGTTAGCAGCCTGAGCCAGGAATGCAACGCGTTTTTCCAGGCCGGCCGGCCAGCCTCCGGTGGGCAACCCGCGCCGCTTCCTGCCGTTTTCACAAATCCTTTGGCCTTGTTGCTTGACAAGGAACTGAGTATTATCGGAAGCTGAAAAGGATGTTGGGCCTTCGTCCGTCAACCAGCTAGCGGGTAAGATCTGCATGGATGCCAATCTGATCAATCCCTTTCTGATCGCGGCCAAAAACGTCATCGAGACCATGGCGCAGACGCCGGTCAAGCCCCAGAAGCCGCGGCTCAAGCAGGCCAAGACCACCTACGGCGAGGTGACCGGCATCATCGGCATGATCTCGGATCAGGTGGCCGGCAACATGATCCTCTCCTTCAGCAAGGCCTGCATCCTGAAGATCGTCGCCAACATGCTCATGGAGCCGGAGAAGGATCAGGTGGATGATTCCATCATCGACGCCGTGGGCGAGCTCACCAACATGATTTGCGGCGGCGCCAAGGCGGAGCTGGCCAAGAAGGGCATGAAGTTCAATCTGGCCACCCCCACCATGGTGGTCGGCAAGGGTCTTGAGATCTCCTACTACTCGGAAGCTCCGACCATCGTCATCCCCTTTGAGACCCCGGGGGGGGAGTTCGTCATCGAGGCCAACCTGGGCACCCGTGCCAACAGGGGTTGAACAGGCTCGCTACAAGCACAAAAGGGCCATCGCCTGAGGCGACGGCCCTTTTGTGCTTGTAGCTCCTGCTGGTGGGGGGAGACGATCAGCTGCCCCGCGCCACCTTCAGCCGTGCCATGGCCCGCTGCAAAGCTGCCTGGGCCCTGGCCACATCGATCTGCTCCCGCTTCTGGACCGCCTCGGCCAGCCGTTGCTCGGCCCGCTCCCTGGCCCGCATCGCCCGGTCGACGTCGATCTCCTTACCCCGCTCCGCGGTCTCCACCAGGAAGGTGATCTTGTTGTTGGAGACCTCACAGAAGCCGCTCGAGACCATCAGCGTCTCCTCCTTGCCCCCGGCCTTGTAGCGAAGTATGCCGATCTTGATCGTGCTCAGGAAGGGCGCGTGGTTGGCCAGGACACCGAACTCGCCGGCGATGCCGGGGGCGGTGACGATGTCCACCTCCTCGCTCACTGCCGCGCCCTTCGGGGTCACGACCTCCATCTTGATCCGTTCAGCCATGGCGAGATCTCCTTGTCCCTGGCGTCATCAGGCGCTGGCCTGAGCCTTCGCCTTCTCCACCGCCTCTTCGATGCCGCCGACCATGTAGAAGGCCGCCTCGGGCAGATCGTCGTGCTTGCCCGCCAGGATCTCCCCGAAGCCCCGCACCGTATCCTTCACGGACACGAACTTGCCCTCCTTGCCGGTGAACGCCGCGGCCACCGTGAACGGCTGGGACAGGAAGCGCTGGATCTTGCGGGCCCGGGACACCGTCACCTTGTCCTCCTCGGAAAGCTCGTCCATGCCGAGGATGGCGATGATGTCCTGGAGGTCCTTGTACTTCTGCAGGGTCATCTGCACGCCCCGGGCCACCCGGTAATGCTCCTCCCCCACGACGTAGGGGTCGAGGATCCGGGAGGTGGAGTCCAGGGGGTCCACCGCTGGATAGATGCCCAGCTCGGCAATCTGCCGGGAAAGCACGACGGTGCCGTCCAGGTGAGCGAAGGTGGTCGCCGGCGCCGGGTCGGTGAGGTCGTCGGCCGGCACATACACGCACTGCACCGCGGTGATGGAGCCCTTGGTGGTGGAGGTGATCCGCTCCTGGAGCTCGCCCAGGTCCGTGCCCAGGGTAGGCTGGTAGCCCACCGCCGACGGGATGCGGCCCAGGAGGGCGGACACCTCGGAGCCGGCCTGGGTGAACCGGAAGATGTTGTCCACGAAGAAGAGCACGTCCTGGCCCTCTTCATCCCGAAAGTACTCGGCCGCCGACAGGCCAGTCAGGGCCACCCGGGCCCGGGCGCCCGGCGGCTCGGTCATCTGGCCATAAACCAGGGCGGCCTTGGGGAGCACGCCGGAGTGCTTCATCTCCATGTACAGGTCGTTGCCTTCCCGGGTGCGCTCGCCCACGCCGCAAAACACCGAGATGCCGCCGTGGTGCATGGCGATGTTGTTGATCATCTCCATCATGATGACCGTCTTGCCGCAGCCGGCGCCGCCGAACAGGCCCATCTTGCCGCCCCGGGGGAAGGGGACCAGAAGGTCCATGACCTTGACCCCGGTCTCCAGCACGTTCACCTTGGTGTCCTGCTCGGTGAAGGCCGGGGCCGGCTTGTGGATCGGCCGCATCTTGTCCGACTGGATGGGTCCGAGGCCATCCACCGGCCGGCCCACCACGTTCATGATCCGGCCCAGGGCCGGCGGGCCGCAGGGCAGCTGGATGGGCGTCCCGGAGGCCCGAGCCTTCATGCCCCGCACCAGACCGTCCGTCTGGTCCATGGCCACACACCGCACCACGTTGTCGCCCAGGTGCTGCGCCACCTCGATGACCAGGTTCTCCGGCTGGTCGTTGATAGCCGGGTTGCTGACATAGAGCGCCTCCATGATGGAGGGCAGCTGCCCCGGCTCGAACTCCACGTCCACCACCGGCCCGATGACCTGGGTGACCTTTCCGAACACATTCCCTGCTGATGGTGCGCTCATATCGTAGAAGCCTCCTGGACGAGATGTGAATCCTGTTGAGCTGGCAAAGCTAGGCCTTGCGGAGCGCCTCCGCACCGCCGACGATATCCATGAGCTCGGCGGTGATCCCTGCCTGCCGGGCCTTGTTGTACGAGAGCGTCAGGGCGGCCGCCATGTCCTTGCAGGCCCGGGTGGCATTGTCCATGGCGCTCATCCGGGCAGCGTGCTCGCTGGTCGAGGTCTCCAGCATGGCGTGGTAGACCATGACGTTCAGATACAGGGGCAGGAGCATGCCCATGATCTCCTCGGGCGACGGCTCGAAGATGTAGTCCGCTGCCTTCCTGGTCGCACCGGCCTCTGCCGCCGGCGGCTGGATGGGCAGGAACTGGGCGGCGGCGGGCCGCTGGGTCGCCACGTTGATAAAGCGGCCGTACATGAGCTCCACCGCGTCCGCTCCCCCGGCCAGGAAGTTGGCCGCCACGTCCTGGGCAATGGCCCGGGCGTTGTACATCTGGAAGGTGCCCATGATGTCCGTGAAGGCCTTGCGCACCCGGCCGGTCTTGCGGAAATAGATGTTGGCCTTGCGGCCAACCGCCACGATGGACACGGTCTTGCCGGCCTTCTCCAGCTCCCGGATTCGGGCCTCGGCCTGCTTGAAGATGTTGGAGTTGAAGCTGCCGCACAGCCCCCGGTCGGAGGTGACCACCAGGATTTCGACTGCCTTCACCTCCCGGGCCTCCATGAGAGCAAACTGGCCGCCGCTCATCTGGCCAGCCAGGCTGGCCATGGCGGTCTGAAACTCCCGGGCATAAGGCCGGAAGGCCTCCATCTTCGCCTGCGCCCCGCGAAGCTTGGACGCGGCCACCATGTTCATGGCCTTGGTGATCTGAGAGGTCTTCTTGATGGCCCCGATCTTCGTCTTGACGTTCTTTAGGCTAGCCATTGCGCGGTCCCCTGACCTGAAGAGAAATCCCGAGTTAGAGGCCCTTGGCCGCCTTGAACACCCCGGCAAAGGCGGTCAGGTTCTTGCGCATCCGCTCCTCAAGGGCGGCATCAATCTGCTGCTTGTCCTTGAGCTCTTTGTACATGCCGGGATCGTTCTGCTCCACATAGCTGAAGAGCTGCTCCTCGTACTCCGCCAGCACCGTGAGAGGCAGCTCATCCAGGAAGCCGCGCGTGCCGGCAAAAAGGATGGTCACCTGCTTCTCCATGGAGAGCGGCTTGTACTGGGGCTGCTTCAGGATCTCCACCAGGCGTGCCCCCCGGTTCAGCTGATGCTGGGTGGCCTTGTCCAAATCAGAGCCGAACTGGGCGAAAGCCGCCAGCTCCCGGTACTGGGCCAGGTCCAGACGCAGGGTGCCGGCCACTTGCTTCATGGCCTTGCACTGGGCGGCGCCGCCCACCCGGGACACGGACAGACCGACGTTGATGGCCGGCCGGACGCCCGCGAAGAACAGGTTCGGCTCCAGATAGAC is a window of Thermodesulfobacteriota bacterium DNA encoding:
- a CDS encoding arsenosugar biosynthesis-associated peroxidase-like protein, producing the protein MSDYYQCQDLACFAEIGNEAPELAEKFFAYYQSVFAEGALSEREKALIALAVAHALQCPYCIDAYTTGCLEKGGTLAEMTEAVHVAAAIRGGASLVHGVQMRRRARDISL
- a CDS encoding cereblon family protein, which encodes MFSWSPSARIGPEDHVLPWHLLRPASEIVPVQHEEARPGRPHPGEGPQLLCAACGQPVTTPEAAIAVAGGHVHTFFNPAGFAFTIGCFDAAPGASAAGLPTLEHTWFPGCAWSYVLCCRCHAHLGWLFQGRGLRFFGLVLDRLRARP
- a CDS encoding NAD(P)-dependent oxidoreductase, translated to MDVKERMKISRQQPRELPVAERVQGFAEVSCGIDEAGARLEAERCLSCKKPGCRKGCPLGNDIPGFIACLREGRVEDAYWTIRRTSCLPAVCARVCPQELQCEGACLRGKKGEPVAIGLLERYVVDWMVSHDKDLTTPCALPKGKKVAVVGSGPAGMAAAFYLAHAGYSCTIFESLPILGGMLTVGIPAYRLPRDIVAAEFAALKSCGVEVVTGVRIGQDRDLASLRAEGFDAVFVAVGAHVSRKLGIPGEELAGVVHGVDYLRRVNLGERFNLGKRVVVVGGGNVAIDVARTALRTGSDQAFILYRRGREEMPASRAEIHHLEEEGVKIEFLAAPVRIIGENGRMTGVECIRMQLGECDSSGRCRPVPVPDSHFIIEAEAIIPAISQDVDRTVTGDASLDLTRWGTVVVDPVTLQTSIPWIFAGGDSVLGPQTVAKAVLQGKEAAESVRRFLEGEDLRAGRLPEAA
- the arsS gene encoding arsenosugar biosynthesis radical SAM (seleno)protein ArsS (Some members of this family are selenoproteins.); translation: MSLQSAAQEEGAPERASWLPFARRLEGQGLELRRTGITTLQINVGRLCNQTCRHCHLEAGPDRPEIMDGETMAAVMAYAATARVDVCDITGGAPELVPGIEELVAGLVQPGRQLLFRTNLTLITEPGGRPLLDLLRRLQVALVASFPSTDPGQTASLRGRGVWERSLAALAALNRLGYGQEDTGLTLNLVVNPAGAFLPPGQEQAQRQFRRVLASRWGIRFNRLFTFANAPLGRFRSWLKSSGNLERYQGRLAACFNPCTLDGLMCRTLVSVGWHGQLADCDFNLAAGLTWEAGRLRVQDLATLPLAGRPIAVGDHCYACTAGAGFT
- a CDS encoding chemotaxis protein CheX — encoded protein: MDANLINPFLIAAKNVIETMAQTPVKPQKPRLKQAKTTYGEVTGIIGMISDQVAGNMILSFSKACILKIVANMLMEPEKDQVDDSIIDAVGELTNMICGGAKAELAKKGMKFNLATPTMVVGKGLEISYYSEAPTIVIPFETPGGEFVIEANLGTRANRG
- a CDS encoding methyl-accepting chemotaxis protein, whose translation is MGIGFGTVLVLLGLVLALSVAGISSIVGTAGGVVAGSQLDTELGNRFLDHLRWRDKVLAVLSEGTAASFEVEKDPRHCAFGQWYYGAGRQEAQALVPALAPLLAEMEASHSALHQSVVDMEALYRPADRLLPTTLATIQNAHLRWAAAVRDALVEKRSSLGVELDPTRCGLGQWLAASGSRQAYAAASPAFRQAFDALVAAHERLHASGRAIEGKMAFEAATAAEKDLQAAQAQLHLADSEVFSSITSVMEEYINPRRDAAQSSGDLARIRHWNDLDMFTNEEVLQGFLMASLLLGRLQTAGDSSAVWDGFQEQCRQLAAGLAHWQQLVQGDPTLEALAGRVTTTIDGWQAAADAFWRALQEERQAAATIAEAVRIHDEETRPLLREVLGQLDAMKSEAVSALEGYERARDIFKTETAPALAAVSELFTRLRATVRESIGTDTAILAAAERAQARVLAAGGLALTAGLVAAWLITQGLTRLLSRVSAGMHQGATQVRQQAQQQAGAGQSLAEGVAEQAASLEETSAAVEEMAAMSQQNADNASLANGVMQEVSGVVRQADAVTRDLTQAMAAIAASSSDTAKIIRAIDDIAFQTNLLALNAAVEAARAGESGAGFAVVADEVRGLAGRAAEAARHTGTLIESTMDKVRAGTALADRTNQAFASLAASAGKVEALLAEIAAASRDQAKGVEEISTVVSRMDQVVQQTAANAEESAAAASELHRLAEGMQGEMATLMLLTTGQAAATDTPPGSVPGRLTLPR
- the groL gene encoding chaperonin GroEL (60 kDa chaperone family; promotes refolding of misfolded polypeptides especially under stressful conditions; forms two stacked rings of heptamers to form a barrel-shaped 14mer; ends can be capped by GroES; misfolded proteins enter the barrel where they are refolded when GroES binds), which translates into the protein MAAKDLKYGAKARESILRGVNTLADAVKVTLGPKGRNVLLEKSFGSPTITKDGVTVAKEIEIKDKFENMGAQMVREVASKTSDVAGDGTTTATVLAQAIYAEGAKLVAAGHNPMDIKRGIDKAVDCVVAELKKVSKPTKEQKEIAQVGTISANNDATIGNIIAQAMDKVGKEGVITVEEAKGMETSLEVVEGMQFDRGYISPYFVTDPEKMEAALEDPYLLIHEKKISNMKDLLPVLEQTAKMGKPLVIIAEDVDGEALATLVVNKLRGTLNCAAVKAPGFGDRRKAMLEDIAILTGGQVITEDLGIKLENVTVNDLGTAKKVVIDKDNTTIVDGGGQKAKLEGRVKQIRAQIDETTSDYDREKLQERLAKLIGGVAVINVGAATETEMKEKKARVEDALNATRAAVEEGIVPGGGVAYLRSLKALEALALPGEQALGRKIVMRALEEPIRQIAGNAGHEGSVVVEHVKAMEGAKGFNAGTEQYEDLMEAGVIDPTKVTRFALQNAASVAGLLLTTECMVAEHPEEEKPAPPMPGGPGGMGGMY
- the groES gene encoding co-chaperone GroES, translating into MKIRPLNDRILVKRVEEEQKTKGGIIIPDTAKEKPVEGKVVAVGKGKLNDKGERMTLDVKEGDIILFGKYGGTEVKLEGEEYLILREDDVLAIVEK
- a CDS encoding F0F1 ATP synthase subunit epsilon; protein product: MAERIKMEVVTPKGAAVSEEVDIVTAPGIAGEFGVLANHAPFLSTIKIGILRYKAGGKEETLMVSSGFCEVSNNKITFLVETAERGKEIDVDRAMRARERAEQRLAEAVQKREQIDVARAQAALQRAMARLKVARGS